One part of the Aliivibrio fischeri ATCC 7744 = JCM 18803 = DSM 507 genome encodes these proteins:
- the ompR gene encoding osmolarity response regulator transcription factor OmpR — MQENHKILVVDDDARLRSLLERYLSEQGFQVRSVANSEQMDRLLARETFHLMVLDLMLPGEDGLSICRRLRSANNMLPILMLTAKGDEIDRIVGLEVGADDYLPKPFNPRELLARIRAVLRRQVIEAPGAPSAEDKMIEFGEFRLNLGTREMFRNDEPMPLTSGEFAVLKSLVTNMREPMSRDKLMNMARGREYSAMERSIDVQISRLRRMIEEDPSRPRYIQTVWGLGYVFVPDGAEA, encoded by the coding sequence TGCAAGAAAACCATAAGATTTTAGTAGTTGATGATGATGCTCGTCTTCGTTCTTTATTAGAGCGTTACTTGTCAGAACAAGGCTTTCAAGTGCGTAGCGTAGCTAACAGTGAACAAATGGACCGTTTATTGGCTCGTGAAACTTTCCACCTAATGGTATTGGACTTAATGTTGCCGGGTGAAGATGGCCTATCTATTTGCCGCCGCTTACGCAGTGCAAATAATATGTTGCCGATCCTAATGCTAACGGCAAAAGGCGATGAGATTGATCGCATTGTTGGTTTGGAAGTCGGTGCTGATGATTACCTGCCAAAACCATTTAACCCACGCGAATTACTAGCACGTATTCGTGCGGTGCTACGTCGCCAAGTTATTGAAGCGCCAGGAGCACCAAGCGCAGAAGACAAAATGATTGAGTTTGGTGAATTCCGCTTAAATCTAGGCACACGTGAAATGTTCCGTAATGATGAGCCAATGCCACTGACATCTGGTGAATTTGCTGTTCTAAAATCATTAGTGACGAACATGCGTGAACCAATGTCGCGCGATAAATTAATGAATATGGCCCGTGGCCGTGAATATTCAGCAATGGAACGTTCAATTGACGTTCAAATTTCTCGTCTTCGTCGTATGATTGAAGAAGACCCAAGTCGTCCACGTTATATTCAAACGGTGTGGGGATTAGGTTATGTGTTTGTTCCTGATGGGGCAGAAGCGTAA